The genomic stretch AGAAACGGCCGGGCATCTGCTCCAGCGCGTCGGGCTGGGAGATCGTGTGGGCCACCGGCCCAACGAGCTTTCCGGCGGCCAGCAGCAGCGCGTGGCCATTGCGCGCGCGCTCGTCAACAAGCCGCTTCTCATCCTTGCCGACGAACCCACGGGCAATCTCGATTCCAATTCGGGCCGCGAGATCATGGGCATTTTTAACGAGCTGCACGAGAAAGGCATGACGCTTGTTCTCGTCACGCATGACGAAAACGTAGGGCAGCAGGCCGAACGCATCATCCGCATGCAGGACGGCAAAGTGGTCAGCGACGAGCGCAAGGCCAAACCGCGTTCGGCATCCTCGGGTTTGGGAGCGGTTTCGTTTGAAAAGGGAAGAGGCCCGCGGTATCCGGTCAAAGAATTCCAGGAACATTTGCGCCAGGCGCTGCGCATGATCCAGTCGAACAAGATGCGTTCCTTTCTCTCCATGCTGGGCGTTCTCATCGGCGTGGCCTGCGTCATTACCATGCTGGCTCTAGGCCGCGGCGCGAGGGAATCAATCACGGAACAGCTTTCACGGCTCGGCTCCAATCTTCTTTCCGTGCGCCCGGGCTCCGCGAAAGTCCGCGGCATTTCAAGCGACGCCACCGCCACGCGCTTCACCTTCGAAGACGCGCGCGCGATCAAGGAAAGCGTGGGATCGGTCAAAGCCGTCGTGCCGCAGGTCTCGGGTTCCGCCCAGATGGTGAACGGCGACAGGAACTGGACAACGCGCGTGACGGGCGTGACGGCCGAGTACGTGGCGCTGCGTAACCAGGAGCCCATCATGGGAAGGTCGTTCACCGAAGAGGAAGATTCGTCGCGCCAGCGCGTGGTGCTGCTCGGGCAGACCGTCATGCGGGAACTTTTCGGACGGGAGAATCCCGTGGGCCAGTCCGTGAAGATCAACCGCATCAATTTCCAGGTCATCGGCGTTTTGCCGTCGCAGGGCTCGAACAGCTTCCGCGATCAGGACGACGTGGTCATGATGCCGCTGATGACCGCCATGAAGCGTGTGCTCGGCAAAGAATACCTGGACCAGATTGACGTGGAGATCACCGACGCCGATCAAATTCCCGTGGCCGAGGACGAGATTAAAAGGCTCATCATCCGCAGGCAGCGCCTTCCGCCGGAGCGACAGGACAGCTTCAACGTGCGCAATTACGCGGACGTGCAGGCCGCGCTTTCCAGTACGACGCAGACTTTTTCAATCCTGCTCGGATCGGTCGCGGCCATTTCGCTTGTCGTGGGCGGCATCGGGATCATGAACATCATGCTGGTGTCGGTGAAGGAGCGCACACGCGAGATCGGCTTGCGCAAGGCGATCGGAGCCACGCCGCGCAACATCCTGGAGCAATTTCTGGTCGAGGCCGTGACGATCACGTTTATCGGCGGAGGCGCGGGCATCGCGCTTGCGGTTTTCGTTTCCTGGCTGATTTCCACGATCGTCCACTGGCGGACCGCGATCACGCTCGGATCGCTGCTTCTCGCCTTCGGATTTTCCGCATTCGTGGGAATTATCTTCGGACTTTGGCCGGCCAAGCAGGCTTCCGAACTCGAGCCCATCCAGTCCCTGCGCTACGAATAGAGGTGAACCGGCCTCTCATTATTTGGCGAGCCGGTAATAGACTTCGGCCTTGAGCCTGGGGAAAAAACGGCTTTTGGCCGGAGAAGGGGATTCGGAAATGACGAGCAGCTGGCTTGTCAGCCAGACCAGTGCTTTGTGGAATTCTTCGATGTCGTCGATCGCAGCGTGCTTTTGAAGGGCCTCGGCCGCGAGAGGCGATTGCCCCTTGAGAGCCCTGTAAATCTTGCCCGCATTCACACCGGTGGTGCCGGAGTCCTGCGGTTCATGGCTCAGCCGGAATTTTCTTTTAAGACTTCGGGTCCTGTTTTCCATAGCGGAAGAAAAGATACTTTTCTTTGACCTCTTTCAGCCATTGAATGAGGCGTTCGATTTCCTTCAAATCCTCCGGGTCCGCCGGCGCCTGAAAAACGCAAACCGTCCTGTGGCGTTTCTGCTTGGCGTGCCGTTTGCTCTCGATGACCGTCGCCTTCATTTTGACCGAACGCGTTTCCGTGTAGTTGTAAGAAAAGCGAAGAGTCAGATCCAGGACGGTATTTTTTTTGAACTGCTGGAAGGCGGCGAAACGGATGCTGTCGACGGAAATGTCCAGGCCTTCGCCGTCTCCGGACTTGCCCGTGGACGGGTCCAGAAAATCGACGTAAAGCGTTTCGAAAGTACGCGTTCTTTCGTAACGTTCGGGAGTTTGAAACCACCGGAGGACGGTGCGAACCAGCTTATTCATGGCTTATAGTAACGGAACGGGACGGCGTTTTCTGAATGGGTGCGGCTTTGCCCGTCTTTTTTGACTTGATTTCGGGAAAACGGTGGGCTATCTTCGATTCGTCCAATCAACGGCCTGAGCTCCGAATCTCAAGTTCGGAGGGTTTTCTCGGTGCCGGACTCAAAGGAGTCCGGCGCGGCCCCCCGCGATTCCAGGCCCCAAGCCAATCAATGGGACTGCGGTCATGACGACTCCCATCCGGGAAATCAGCGAACCCCAGGCATGCGCCATCGCGCTCGAAGCTGTCGGATATCCTGCCGAAGAAAAAGAACGCGTTTACGCCGTCCATGAAGGGACCACCGAGGATACCCGTTTCGGAACCGAAACCGTGGAGCTGGACGAAGGGGAATCCGATTTCTGCTGGATCGTGGCGCTCCGCCCGCTGGAAGAGCGGGGCTATTCTCCCGACGGCCCGGAGTACGTCATCTGGATCGATTCCAGGACCGGCAACATCTTGAAAGTCCTCCGCAAAAAAACCGCGCGTTACGATCTCGAAGATCCCCAGGGGCGCGAAGACGGGGACAGGTAGCGCAGTCCCGAATCACAAGTGCGGTAATGCTGTAGTTCAATTTCTCTCCGGCCGATAATCCTACCCATGGAATTCGAAAGAAAAACGCCTTTGTCCCGGATCTTTTTCGGCTTCCGTGTCCGCCGGCTCGGGGCCCTGCTTTGCCTGTCTTCGCTTTCCGGCTGCGTCATGTCCCGCCCGCAGTCGGAATTCCTGACCATGAAAACCGCCATGACGCCGGGCCAATATTTCGCGCAGGAATACGTCGTTCCCAACAAAGATCTTTCCCCCTATCACAAAGTGCAGGTGAAACTCGTCGGGCTGAAATACCTGGATCCTGAAATCAATTACAACTGGCAGGAGATCCGCACGCTGCGCGATCATTTCCAGGGAATCCTGGAAACAAAACTCACGGAAGGCTATCTGCTTCTCGACCGCGAAGCGGACACAGACGCGGAAACGATCGTCATCGAACCCATGCTTGTCTTTCTTTCGCCCGCGCAGCGGTATGTCAAAGTCGACGGCAGGCGCCATGGCACCGCGGGCATTCCCATGGCGACCGGCATGGCCGCTTTCGAAGCCAAGATCCTCGACGGGCGCACAGGACATCTTCTGGCCGAAGTTTCCGAACAGCAGAACGACGGCGGCAACCTGAAGGCCGTCACCTACGATGCCTTCAAGCGGTACGCGAACACCGAAGCGGTTTTCCGCAAATGGTCCGACCAGATGCTGCGCATGCTCCGGTCGCTGACGGGCGACAGGCCTTTCCACGAAGATTTCGGTTCCGACATGTCCGGACTTCTTATCCAGGACGTGCAGGCCATCCAGGAAATCCATAAAACCTGGCGCGAAAAGGAATTGGCCGGGAAATCGCAGGAACTGCTGGACCTGTGCGCGGACGACGTCACCTGGATTCCGCCTCAGGCCGCGCCGATTCTGGGCAAGGCCCAGGTCGCGGAGCATCTCCGGGAAACAACTCCCGAAGTTTCCAGCATCATGGTGACCGACCGCGCGATCCGCGGCGGCGGTTCGGTCGCTTATCTGACCAGCCATTATTCCAAGGTATTCCGTCCGCCGGGCGCGGTCCTGTCGCAGACCGTCATGGGCGAAAATCTCTGGGTGCTCCGCAAATTTCCGGGCCAGGGCTGGAAAGTCGTCGTCGTCAGCTGGAATCAGGTCCCTGTCGAACTGGCCTGAATAAAAGATTGACGCGCCCGTCCACGAAGTATTAAATAACCCGGAGGGTCGCCATGAAAAAAATCCTATTTGTCTTTGCCTTCATTCTTCTTCTTTCTCCCGCTGCTTTTTCCGCGGAAAAAACGGACGGCTCCATCGGCGAGACCGCGGGCAAGGCCGTCGCCGAGATGAAAGACCGACTGGACGAGTCGTATAAGACCGCCCAGGAAAAGTCGGAGACCGCCAAAAAAGACCTGGAAGTCATGAGACAGCAGATGCAGTCCGCGCTTGACGACTTCAACAAGCAGGCCGCGAAAACGCTTGCGGATCTGAACACCCAGATCAATTCCATCCGCGGCACCATGGAAGCCGAAATCAAGAAGTTCAACGACACGCTCGCGGCGGCGGAGGCCGAAAAAAAGGCGGCGTCGCCCGCGCCCTCGGTCCAGCCCTGACGCGATGCGGGCTTCTCCGGATGCCAGGCGCGCGCATGATTACGAATTCTCCAGCCGTTGGGAAATTTCCGCGCCCGTGGAAATTCTTTACCGCCTCCTTGAAGATCCCGCCGGATATCCGGAGTGGTGGAAAGGCGTCCGGCTGCGCGTCCAAGTGACCGAGCCGGGGCGGCCGGACGGCGTGGGCAAGACGGCCTCTTTTGAAATGCGGGGCTTTTTCCCTTATACTTTGAAATGGCAGCTGCGCTGCGTCGAAGCCGTGAAGCCCTTCCGCATCCTTTCGGAATCCACGGGGGATTTGGAGGGAACCGGGCTTTGGCTCCTGGAGCCGCGGGGCAGGATAACGGTGGTGCGTTTCCAATGGAACGTCCGGGCCGTGAAACCTTTGCTTCGATACGGCTCCTTTTGGTTCCGGCCTTTATTCATTGCCAATCACGACCGCGTCATGGCGTTGTGCGGGCAAGGGTTGGAAAAGGCCGCGGCGCTTGCCCCTAACATATGACCGCGCTGAAACACTCGATACGCCCTGAAGAGGCCTTGAGGTCGCTTTACGGCAAGACTTCGGTGGAACTCGGCATGTCGGAAAAACGCCGGGACGAAGTCATTGCCGCGGCTATTTTCACCTGTTTCCGCAACCAGGAATTCGGAACGCGCTTTCATCTCCCGCCGGATTACAAGAACAGCAATCTCACCGAAGACGCCCAAGGCATCGACATGGCCGTGACGGATACCAGCGGCCGCAAGAAAAATCTCCAGATCAAAGGCATCCACATCCAGCGCTCCATCGAACGCCGCCGTCTTCACAAGACCCGCGGAGGCGCGATCATTCTCGGCCGCAAGACACAGCGCCAGATGCGCCGCGACTCTGAGGAGCTGACGCGCATCATGAAAGGGGAGCTTAATAAGATCGTGCAGGATTACAGCGGGATCATCTTGCTCATCCACGTGATCGCGGATCTTGCCACGCAAACCAGCCTCGACATCGCCATCAAGCAAAGCCAGAGCATCGTGCAGCACCTGAAATCCAAAGAAGTCTGGTTCCTGCGCAACATTCCCGTCCGCGTTCTTGCCGGCCAAAAGACCCTTCTTTCGTGCTATTGCTACAAGATCATCCGGGTGGCGCCGGACCGGCAGACGTATGTGTTTACCTTTGCCGTTTGAGCGGGGAAATGGGGAAAATAAAAAGCCCTCCGGGAAGCTCCGGAGGGCTTTTTAACGAAAAGGAGCCTTTGAGAACAAAGGCTTGAGTGGGCGCACAGTTTACCATAGCCCCCCGCATTTCCCAAGTTCAAAATCCCGGCCGGATAATTTTTTATGGCTAACCCTAAGTCAAACTGTTACAATGATTTAAATAAAAATTCCACGGGTGAAGAGCTCCTATGAGTGATTTCAACGGAAGGACCGTTGTCGCTTTCGAAAGCCGTCTGGCGGAGATCATGTCGGAATCTATCCGGCGCCACGGAGGTCATCCCCTGGTTGCCCCTTCCATGCAGGAAATCCCTCTCGAGAAAAACCCCGAAATTCTGGCTTTCGGCGAGAAATTAATGGCCGGGGAGATCGACGTGGTCGTGCTGCTCACTGGAGTCGGGGTCAGGATCATGATGCGCCTTTTGGAAAGCCATTCCCCGCGCGAAGCGCTGGTGAAGGCTTTTTCCCGGGCGACCACGGTGGCCCGCGGACCGAAGCCCGTGCGGGCGCTTTCGGAATTCGGCATTCCCGTCACCCTGAACGTTCCGGAGCCGAACACCTGGCGGGAAATCCTGGAAGTCCTGGATACAAGCAAGCGCAGCCTGGATTTGAAAGGGAAGACCGTGGCCATCCAGGAATACGGAGAATCCAACGAGGCTTTGATTGACGGGCTCAAGAAAAGAGGCGCGCGCGTGATCCAGGTCCCGGTTTACCGCTGGGCCTTTCCCGACGATACGCGGCCGCTCGAAAGCGCGATCGCCGAAATCATCGGAGGAAAAGCCGCGCTGGTTTTTTTTACGAGCGCCATGCAGGTTCGCCACGTGCTGCGCCTGGCCACGGAAAAGGGATTGGACTCGGCGCTCATGGCCGCGCTCAAACAAACGGTGATCGCTTCCATCGGCCCGACTTGCTCGGAAACCCTCCGTGAGTACGGCCTCCCGGTCGACTTCGAGCCCACGCATCCAAAAATGGGCCATCTCGTGGCCGAATCCGCGCGCCAGCTCCCGCACCTTCTCGAAGAAAAAGCGCAAGCGCCGCAATTTCAGCTGGAAAAGCGCGGCGCGGACCCCGCGGACGGGAAGCGTAAACGCGAGCAAAGTCTTTTTCTGAAGGCCTGCCGCCGCGAACCTACGGACGTGACGCCCATATGGCTCATGCGCCAAGCCGGACGTTACATGAAGGAATACCGGCGCATCCGCGACCGCGTCGGATTTCTCGAGCTTTGTAAAAACAAAGAGCTTTGCGCCCAGGTGGCGATCGAGGCGCAGGAAAAGATCAAGGCCGATGCCGCCATTCTTTTTTCCGATATCCTTCTGATCGTGGAGCCGCTGGGCTTTGGTTTGGAATATGCGCAGGGCGACGGGCCGGTCATTTCCGGCGGCCTTTCGTCACGCGCTCACGTGGATAAAATCCCGGAAGCGGATCCCCGCGATTCCCTGGCGTATGTCATGGACGCGGTGAAGCTCACGCGTGCCTGCCTCAAGCCCGAAATTCCGCTGCTTGGATTTTCCGCCGCGCCTTTTACCCTGGCGGCTTACATTCTCGAAGGCGGGAGCTCCAAACTTTTTCTGCAGACGAAAAAATTCATGGCCCGCGACGCCGGCGCATGGCATGCGCTCATGGAAAAAATGTCGCGGCTGCTGGGACGTTACCTGAACGCGCAAATCGAAGCCGGCGCCGACGCCGTACAGATTTTCGACAGCTGGGTCGGCTGCCTCAGCCCTTCGGATTACCGTGAATTCGTGCTGCCGCACACGCAGCGACTGATCCGCAGCGTGACGCCGGGCGTGCCCGTCGTTCATTTCGGCACGGGGACCGCTCCTTTTCTCGAACATCTCCGCGAAGCGGGCGGCGACGTCATCGGCGTGGATTTTCACGTTGAGCTGGACCACGCCTGGACGCGGCTCGGTCATGACGTGGGCATTCAAGGCAATCTGGACCCCGCGGCGCTTTTTGGACCGCGGGAAGTGCTGCAGGAAAAAGCGCGCCGCATCCTCGACCAGGCGGGCGGCCGCCCCGGGCACATTTTCAATCTCGGACACGGCGTGCTGCCCGGAACGCCGGTCGATAACGTGATCGCGCTGATCGATTTTGTTCATAACGCCAGCGCAAAGGCCCGCACGGGCCAGGCGAGGACCTGATGAAGAAAAGAAAAGTAGTCGTCATCGGCGGCGGCATTTCCGGTCTTGCTGCCGCGCACCGGCTTTTGGAGGCGAATCGCGAAGCGGAACTGGGACTTGAAGTCGTCCTGCTGGAACGAGGCTCGCGGCTCGGCGGTGTCATCTCATCGATGCGGGAAGAGTCCTTCGTCATGGAGGGCGGGGCGGACGCCTTCCTTACGGAAAAACCTTGGGCGCTGGATTTGTGCCGCAGACTGGGACTGGAAAATGAATTGATCGGGACCCATTCCGCGAATCGCCGCAGTTTCATCCTCCAGGACGGACGCCTGAAAAAAATCCCTGCCGGATTCTATCTGATGGCTCCGGTCGACGCGCTGCGGTTTGTCGCTTCGGACCTGCTGTCTTGGCCCGGTAAGGTGCGCATGCTGTCCGAATTTTTTATCCCGCCGCGCCGCGCTCGTGCCGATGAAAGCGTGGCGTCCTTCGCGCGGCGGCGTTTCGGCCGTGAGGCATTCGAAAAAATCGTGGAACCCATGGCCGCGGGAATTTATTCCGCCGACGCCGAACAGCTGAGCATGGCCGCGGCCTTTCCTAAATTTGCCGCCCTGGAGCAGCAAGACGGAAGCGTTTTAAAGGGGCTGCGCCGCATGCGCGCCGATGGCGCCGTGAGCGCGGCTTCGGGACCCCGTTACGGGCTTTTTGTAACCCCGCGCACGGGCATGGAGCGTCTGGTCGAGGCGCTTCGCGCGGACATGGAGGAACTTGAAGTGATCACGGAGTTCCCTGTCTCGCGCCTCGAAAAATCAGCTTCGTGGAAAATCCATGGAAAAAACGGCGCATGCCTCGAGGCCGACGCCCTTTGCCTTGCGCTCCCGGCTTTTGAAGCGGCTCGGCTGCTGGAAGGCATTGACCGCGTTCTGGCCGCAGAATTGAACGCGATTTCCTACGAATCCGCGGTGACGGTCAACCTTGCCTACCGGAATATTCCGAACGTCAAAGGTTTTGGGTATGTGGTTCCGCCGCGTGAAAAAAGACCGCTTTTAGGATGCACTTTCACCAGCCAGAAGTTTGAAGGGCGCGCGCCTGAGGGAACCACGCTTATCCGCGCGTTTTTGGGCGGACCGTCACTGCGTGAGGTGATGCGGGAAAGTGACGCGGATATTCTGGAGCGCATTCAGGCCGAACTCCGGTTCACGCTCGGGATCAAGACGGGTCCGATCCTCGCCCGGGTGACGCGGCTTCCAAGGGCCATGCCTCAATATCATGTCGGCCATGCTGTGCGCGTCGCGGCCATCCGGCGCCTGGCGGCTTCGCATGCCGGGCTTTTTCTCGCGGGGAATGCTTACGAGGGAGTCGGCATTCCCGACTGCATCCGCGTGGGCGAAGAACAGGCGGTCCATCTTTTGCGTTTTCTTGAAGGCCTCTCGAGCCCGCGCGATACCCGGGTGCGAGTGGGGTCATGAGTGAAGCGCCTTTCGACCACGTGCTGATCGTCGGCTTCGGCGGGGCCACGAACCTCGAAGAAGTCGAACCGTTTTTGAAGCATGTGGCCGAGGGCGGGGAAGTTCCCGAAGAGCGCATCAACCTGATGCGCCTGCACTACGAAGCCATCGGAGGCCGCTCGCCGTATAACGATTACGTGAAGACCCTCGTCCAAAAGCTCAAAGAAGACCTCGCGGGCCGCGGTATCACGGTTCCCGTGTTCC from Verrucomicrobiia bacterium encodes the following:
- a CDS encoding ABC transporter permease — protein: MKLLEAENLTKTYRIGEIEIRALQGVSLSIEEGEFVALMGPSGSGKSTLMHLLGFLDSPDSGRLSLAGKDVSKLAEDEAAFLRNRLVGFVFQQFNLMSRSTALENVALPLLYSGNREKEEETAGHLLQRVGLGDRVGHRPNELSGGQQQRVAIARALVNKPLLILADEPTGNLDSNSGREIMGIFNELHEKGMTLVLVTHDENVGQQAERIIRMQDGKVVSDERKAKPRSASSGLGAVSFEKGRGPRYPVKEFQEHLRQALRMIQSNKMRSFLSMLGVLIGVACVITMLALGRGARESITEQLSRLGSNLLSVRPGSAKVRGISSDATATRFTFEDARAIKESVGSVKAVVPQVSGSAQMVNGDRNWTTRVTGVTAEYVALRNQEPIMGRSFTEEEDSSRQRVVLLGQTVMRELFGRENPVGQSVKINRINFQVIGVLPSQGSNSFRDQDDVVMMPLMTAMKRVLGKEYLDQIDVEITDADQIPVAEDEIKRLIIRRQRLPPERQDSFNVRNYADVQAALSSTTQTFSILLGSVAAISLVVGGIGIMNIMLVSVKERTREIGLRKAIGATPRNILEQFLVEAVTITFIGGGAGIALAVFVSWLISTIVHWRTAITLGSLLLAFGFSAFVGIIFGLWPAKQASELEPIQSLRYE
- a CDS encoding PepSY domain-containing protein, producing the protein MTTPIREISEPQACAIALEAVGYPAEEKERVYAVHEGTTEDTRFGTETVELDEGESDFCWIVALRPLEERGYSPDGPEYVIWIDSRTGNILKVLRKKTARYDLEDPQGREDGDR
- a CDS encoding DUF4440 domain-containing protein, giving the protein MEFERKTPLSRIFFGFRVRRLGALLCLSSLSGCVMSRPQSEFLTMKTAMTPGQYFAQEYVVPNKDLSPYHKVQVKLVGLKYLDPEINYNWQEIRTLRDHFQGILETKLTEGYLLLDREADTDAETIVIEPMLVFLSPAQRYVKVDGRRHGTAGIPMATGMAAFEAKILDGRTGHLLAEVSEQQNDGGNLKAVTYDAFKRYANTEAVFRKWSDQMLRMLRSLTGDRPFHEDFGSDMSGLLIQDVQAIQEIHKTWREKELAGKSQELLDLCADDVTWIPPQAAPILGKAQVAEHLRETTPEVSSIMVTDRAIRGGGSVAYLTSHYSKVFRPPGAVLSQTVMGENLWVLRKFPGQGWKVVVVSWNQVPVELA
- a CDS encoding SRPBCC family protein, which codes for MRASPDARRAHDYEFSSRWEISAPVEILYRLLEDPAGYPEWWKGVRLRVQVTEPGRPDGVGKTASFEMRGFFPYTLKWQLRCVEAVKPFRILSESTGDLEGTGLWLLEPRGRITVVRFQWNVRAVKPLLRYGSFWFRPLFIANHDRVMALCGQGLEKAAALAPNI
- the hemE gene encoding uroporphyrinogen decarboxylase, whose amino-acid sequence is MSDFNGRTVVAFESRLAEIMSESIRRHGGHPLVAPSMQEIPLEKNPEILAFGEKLMAGEIDVVVLLTGVGVRIMMRLLESHSPREALVKAFSRATTVARGPKPVRALSEFGIPVTLNVPEPNTWREILEVLDTSKRSLDLKGKTVAIQEYGESNEALIDGLKKRGARVIQVPVYRWAFPDDTRPLESAIAEIIGGKAALVFFTSAMQVRHVLRLATEKGLDSALMAALKQTVIASIGPTCSETLREYGLPVDFEPTHPKMGHLVAESARQLPHLLEEKAQAPQFQLEKRGADPADGKRKREQSLFLKACRREPTDVTPIWLMRQAGRYMKEYRRIRDRVGFLELCKNKELCAQVAIEAQEKIKADAAILFSDILLIVEPLGFGLEYAQGDGPVISGGLSSRAHVDKIPEADPRDSLAYVMDAVKLTRACLKPEIPLLGFSAAPFTLAAYILEGGSSKLFLQTKKFMARDAGAWHALMEKMSRLLGRYLNAQIEAGADAVQIFDSWVGCLSPSDYREFVLPHTQRLIRSVTPGVPVVHFGTGTAPFLEHLREAGGDVIGVDFHVELDHAWTRLGHDVGIQGNLDPAALFGPREVLQEKARRILDQAGGRPGHIFNLGHGVLPGTPVDNVIALIDFVHNASAKARTGQART
- the hemG gene encoding protoporphyrinogen oxidase → MKKRKVVVIGGGISGLAAAHRLLEANREAELGLEVVLLERGSRLGGVISSMREESFVMEGGADAFLTEKPWALDLCRRLGLENELIGTHSANRRSFILQDGRLKKIPAGFYLMAPVDALRFVASDLLSWPGKVRMLSEFFIPPRRARADESVASFARRRFGREAFEKIVEPMAAGIYSADAEQLSMAAAFPKFAALEQQDGSVLKGLRRMRADGAVSAASGPRYGLFVTPRTGMERLVEALRADMEELEVITEFPVSRLEKSASWKIHGKNGACLEADALCLALPAFEAARLLEGIDRVLAAELNAISYESAVTVNLAYRNIPNVKGFGYVVPPREKRPLLGCTFTSQKFEGRAPEGTTLIRAFLGGPSLREVMRESDADILERIQAELRFTLGIKTGPILARVTRLPRAMPQYHVGHAVRVAAIRRLAASHAGLFLAGNAYEGVGIPDCIRVGEEQAVHLLRFLEGLSSPRDTRVRVGS